The DNA segment GGCCTTCATCGCCGGGCCGGGCGCGGGCTCGATCGAGGCGCAGATCCGCTACGCCGTCGAGGCGCGCTACGCCACCCAGGTCTGGGAGATCGAGGTCCCGCTGCGGGACAGCCTGCTCGCCGGGCCCGAGGCGCTCGCGGCCTTCGTGGCGGATTTCCATGCCCGCCACCGCGCCCTGTTCTCGTTCGAGGATCCGACCTCGGCGATCGAGATCATCGGCTGGTCGGCCGAGGCGCGCTGCCGCCTCAACCGGGACAACCATATCCGCATCGGCGCGGCCGGCGCCGAGCCGGGACAAGGAACGGGGCAAGGGGAGGGGCCCGCGACCCGCCGCGCCTATTTCGGCGGCGCCGGCTGGGTCGAGACCCCGGTCCACGCCTTCGACCGGCTCGAGCCCGACCGGGAGATTCCCGGGCCCGCGATCGTCGAGAGCCGGCTGACGACGATCGTCGTCGAGCCCGGCGCCATCTTCCAGGGGCGGCCCTCCGGCAGCCTGTCCGTCAGATTCGGGGAGCAGCCATGAGGGGACCGGCCATGACGAGCACCATCGCGATGGACGGCGTGACGCTGGCGCTGATCAACAGCCGGCTCGAAGGGGTCGTGCGCAAGATGGCGAACACGCTGCTGCGCACCGGCCGCTCGGGCGTGCTGAACATCGCCCGCGATTTCTCCTGCTGCCTGCTGACCGCCGAGGCGGAGCTTCTCGTCGCCAACGAGGCCCTGCCGATCCACACCCTGTCCGGCCCGGACATCATGGCGCGCAGCATGACGGCCTTCCACCCGGACCTGCGCCGGGGCGACGCCTTCCTCAACAACTCGCCCTATCACGGCTGCAGCCACGCCGCCGACCACACGATCCTGATGCCGGTCGTCGACGACGAGGGCCGCCACCGCTTCACCGTCCTGTGCAAGGCCCACCAGGCCGATATCGGCAACTCGCTGCCGACGACCTATCACGGCACCGCCCGGGACGTGTACGAGGAAGGCGCCCTGATCTTCCCGGGCATCAAGGTCCAGTCCGGCTACGCGATCGACCCGGATGTCGAGCGGATGTGCCGCCTGCGCATCCGCGTGCCGGACCAGTGGTGGGGCGATTTTCTCGCCATGAACGGCGCGGCCCAGATCGGCGAGCAGGAGATGCTGCGGCTGGCGGCCGAGATCGGCTGGGACACGCTCGACCGCTTCGCCCGCGACTGGCTCGATTACAGCGAGCGCCGGATGATCGCGGCGATCCGGACCCTGCCGGGCGGCGAGACGAGCGCGGTCTCGGTCCACGACCCGATCCCCGGCACCCCCGCCGAGGGCATCGCGGTCCGGGTCGCGGTGGCGATCGACCCCGAGGCCGCCCGCATCCGCGTCGACCTGACGGACAACATCGATTGCCTGCCCTGCGGCCTCAACCTCTCGGAGGCCTGCGCGCGGACCTCGGCGATGATCGGCGTGTTCAACGCCATCGATCCCGGCGTGCCGAAGAATGCGGGTTCGTTCCGGCGCCTCGACGTGAGCTTGCGGGAGAACTGCGTCGTCGGGATCCCCCGCCACCCGACCTCGACCTCGGCCGCGACCACCAACCTCGCCGACCGCGTCGCCAACGGCGTCCAGCGGGCCATCGCCGAACTCGCCGACGGCATCGGCCTCGCCGAATGCGGCGCCGGCCTGCCGGCCTCGACCTCCGTCGTGTCGGGCATCCATCCCGAGACCGGACCCTTCATCAACCAGCTCTTCCTGGGCCTCACCGGCGGTGCGGCGGCGGCGCGGACGGATGCGTGGCTCACCATCTGCCATGTCGGCAATGCCGGGCTGTGCAGCGTGGACAGCGTCGAGCTCGACGAGCAGCGCCAGCCCCTGGTGGTCCATGCGCGGCGCCTCCTGCCGGACACCGAGGGCGCCGGCGCCCAGGTGGGCGCCCGCTCCTGCGAGGTGGAGTTCGGCCCGGTCGGATGCACCATCAGCGCCGCCTATGTGAGCGACGGCGAGGCGAACCCGCCCCAGGGGGTCCGCGGCGGCCTGCCCGGCCACGCCGCGTCGCAGAGTCTCGTCGATGCCGAGGGGCGGGTGTCGCGGCTGCCGAACTGCGCGCAGGTGACGGTCCGGCCCGGCGAGCGGATCCGGTCGGTCTCGACGGGCGGCGGCGGCTACGGCGATCCGCGGCGGCGCGACCCGGACCTCGTGCGCCGCGACGTGGCGGCGTTGCGCATCAGCCCGGAGCGGGCCCGGACGGTCTACGGGGTCGAGGTCGTGGAGACGCCCCGGCCCGCGTGAGCCGCATGGGGCCCGCCGGAGGCGGGCGCAGGGCTGTCCGGGCAGAATCGCTTCACAAGCAAGTGCGGGATCTCTTCTCCCACACGGGAGAGGGGGCAGCGCTCCTTCGTTCCTGGACAGTCCTGCATCGAGCCGCGAGAGGCGGTGATCGTCAGTCCTTCAGGACCTTCGCGATCTCCTCGAAGGCCCCGATCAGGTCGGCCCGCAAGGCAGACTCCGCCGCGTCCGGGTCGTTCCTGGCCAGGGCGTCGAGCATCTGCCGGTGCTCGATCGCGGTATCGCCGTGATCCGGGATGTGGCTGACGAATTCGTGCAGCATCGGGCCGATCCGCAGCCACAGGCCCTCGATCGTCGTCATCAGCAGCGGCGAGCCGGCGAGCCGGTAGATCTCGAAGTGGAACCGGAAGTTGGGCGCCAGCGAGCGGCCCCGGTTCGCGGTCGGATCGCGCAGCACCGCCTCGTATTGCGCGTTCAGCGCCCGGAACGCGGCCAGGTTCTCGTCGGTCGCGACCTGGGCGGCGCGGCGGATCGCGAAGCCTTCGAGCAGCAGGCGGATGTCCAGGATCTCGCGGAACTCGCCGCGGGTCGGAGCGGTGACGAAGAAGGCGCTCTTGTTGCGGGAGGCGAGCACGCCCTCCGCCTCCAGCTGCTTCAGCGCCTCGCGGACCGGCGTCGAGCTGACCCCCATCGCCTTCGACAGGGAGCGCGAGGTGACCGCGTTCCCGGGCAGGATCATCCCCGACATCAGCCCGACCCGGATCGCGTCCTGGACGCGGCGGGACAGGGAGACGGACGGATCATCCGCCAGGGGAGGGAGCGTGGGCGCGTGGCCGGGCTTGCGACCCGCGCCGGGCCGCCTGATCCTCTGTCCTTCCGCCGGTTTCGGCACGCGACGCGCTCCATTTTCTTGTTCTGATCGTCCGTCGTGTTCGGGCCGGCCGACTGCCGGCGGATCGATGCAACGTGGCAAGCCGAGGCGTCCGCCATGGTTCCCGCGGGCGCGGGGGTCTCTCAGCAGGTTTCGCGAAAGCCGTCACGGGTTTCGCGACAGAAACCTGTGACACAGCATACATCCGAGGGGCGGCGCGCCGGCTCGCCGAGGCAGGCCCGCGGGGAGGCCGCAACGGCCTGCCCGCCCGTGACCACCGCCCCGGCCGGCTCACATCCCCGCGGTGAAGCCCTCGTCCGCCAGGATCGTCGTGCCGTGGATGGCCTTGGCCGCGTCGCTCACCAGGAAGGCGATCAGGCCCGCCATGTCCGCTGCCTCGGAATAGGTCCTGCCGCTCGGCGTCCGGGCGGTCATCGCGTCGAGGAACGGCTTCAGCTCCGGCTTCGTGCGGATGTCCTCGTTGATCGGGGTCGCGGTGTTGCCGGGGGCGATCGCGTTGATCCGGATCCCCTGCGGCGCGAGCTCGAGGGCGAGCGAGCGCGTCAGCATGGCGATCGCCGCCTTCGTGGCGCAATAGACCGCGTAGGGGTTGAGGCCCATGAAGGCGGCGCAGGACGACACGTTGACGATCGCCCCGCCGCCGCCGCGCTTCATCAGCGGGACCGCCTGGCCGATCGCGAAGATCGTGCCCTTGAGGTTGATGTCGATCATCCGGTCGATCTCCGCCGCCGGCGTCGCATCGATCGGCGTCGGGTAGAACACCCCGGCCGAGTTCACCAGGATGTCGAGACGGCCATGCGCCTCCTCGACCGCCCGGAACAGCCGGGCCAGCGCGGCGGCGTCGGTCACGTCGGCGACCTCCGCGAAGGCGCGGCCTCCCGCGTCGACGATCGCGTCGGCGACCCCCGCGGCCTTGTCCCGGCTCGCGCTGGCGATCACCCCGACCGTCGCGCCGTCCTCCGCCAGCCGCCGCGCGGCGGCCTCCCCGATCCCCTGGGTACCCCCGAGAACGACCGCGATCCGTCCGTCCAGCGTCATATCCGCTCTCCCCGGCGGCCCCGCCGCCGCATGCTCTAATTTTGATATTTCAGATATATCCATGCCCCGAAACGGGGCGCAAGGCGAATTTTTCGTGGCCGGCGATCCGGACCCGCCCGGTCCCGATGCGGCGCGATCCTCCGCCGGAACGGAAGCCGTCACGGGGTCGTTCCCCCCTTGACACTATCTGAAACAGCAGAATTATGAGGAGATGCCCCAGGGGCAACGAGGTGATGTCACCCATGACGACGCCATGCCGTGCACCGGACCCGACGAGACCCGGAATCGATCGGCCTCCTCCTCTCGCGCGGACCGGCGACGATCGCGCGGCGACGCCGGAGCCGTCGGTCCCCGTGGCGTCCGTCGACCTGCTCGCGCAGCTGGAGGCCGGGACCTGCCACGAGGCCTTCGTGCCGCTGCGGGATGTCTTCCTCGACAATTTCGCGCGCCGCTCGGAGGTCGGGGGCGCCGTCGCCGTCTACGTGGACGGCGCCTGCCTGGTCGACCTGTGGGCGGGCCGCGTGGTCAGGGACCAGAAGCCGTCCGGGCCCTGGCAGGCGGACACGATCATCCGGATGATGTCGATCAACAAGGCGATGACGGCGCTCTGCGCGCACCGCCTCGCCGATCAGGGGCTCCTCGACTACGACGCCCCGGTCGCGCGGTACTGGCCGGATTTCGCGCAGGCCGGCAAGGGCGCGATCACGGTCCGCCAGCTGATGAGCGGGTTGGCGGCGCTCGTCTATCCGGACGAGGTCCCGGCCGGCAGCGCCTATGACTGGGACCGCGTGGTCGAGGGGCTGGCCCGGCAGGCACCGAACTGGCCGCCGGGGACGCGGGGCGCCTATCATTCGAGCACCTACGGGCATCTCGTCGGCGAGCTGGTGCGCCGCGTCTCCGGGCGGCGTCCCTCGCAGGTCTTCGCGGAGGAGATCGGGCGCCCCTTCGGGATCGACTACCATTTCCGCGTCGCGCCCGGGGACCGGGCCCGGGTGAGCGAGGTCCTGAGCAACCCGGGCAGCACGACCTACAGCGCCATCGCGCGCGGCGGCGAGACCAAGCTCGGGCGGGCCTGGCGGATCCTGCCGGACCTCGACCCGGCCGCCCGGGACCGCCCCGAGGCGCTGGGGGTCGAGATGCCGTCCGGCTTCGGGCGCGGGAATGCCCGCGCCATCGGCAAGCTGTTCGCGATCCTGGGCGAGGGCGGCCGGTGGGAGGGGAGGACGCTCGTCTCCGAGCGGGCGATCCGGGCGATGAGCACCCTCGCTTGGGACAATGTCTGCCCGCTGACCGATCGTTCGTATCGCTACGGGATGGGCATGTTCCTGAACACGCCCGGCCTGGTGCCGATGGGGCCGAACCCGGCGGCGTTCGGGCATCCGGGTGCCGGCGGCGCCATCGGCTTCTGCGATCCGCGCGCGCGCCTCGCCTTCTCCTACTGCACCGCCTTCATGTGCGAGGGCGCCGGGGTCGGGGAGCGCTGCGAGGCGCTCATCCGGGCCGCCTTCGAGGGCCTCTCGCGCTTCCGGGGAGGGCGCGCATGAGCCTCGACTACGCCTTCGACTTCGAGGCCGTCGCGGCCCATGCCGACCTGCTGGCCGCCGGGGCCTGGACGACCGCGCTCGTCACCCTCGTCTGCTGCTGCGGTGGCTTCGCGATCGCGGTGGCCTGCAACGCCCTGCGGCACGGCGGTAGGGCCCCGCTGCGCCTCGCCATCGGCCTCTACGTCGATGCGGTGCGCAACACCCCGTTCCTGGTGCAGCTGTTCTGTCTCTATTTCGGCGTGTCGTCGCTCGGCTGGCGGATCGACGCGCCGCTGACCGCCTGCTGCGCATTGTCCCTGTATAGCGGCGCGTACCAGACGGAGATCCTGCGAGGTGCCCTCGACGGCCTGCCGCGCGCGCAGCAGGAGGCCGGGGAGGCCCTCGGCCTCTCCGACCGCCAGGTCTTCCTGCGCCTCCTCCTGCCCCAGGCGGTCGAGGTGGCGCTCCCCGCCCTCAAGTCGCAGCTAGTGCTGACGCTGATGGCCACCAGCATCGTGTCGGTCATCTCGGTCCACGAGCTGAGCCACGCCTCGGCCGAGATCTCGACCGAGACCTATCGCAGCTTCGAAGCCTACCTGACCGCGTCCGCGATCTACCTCGCGATGGTGATCGCCCTGCGGATGTCGCTGTCCCTGATCGCGGCCGGCCTGTTCCTGCGCAGCCGGCGCCGCGTGGCCGGCGGGCTGCGGGCGGCGGCGGAGATTCTCGTCCGCCGCAAGGGGAGCCTGCCGGCATGAGACCGTTCGGATGGTCAGACCTCCTCCTGCTCCTCGACGGCGCGCTCTGGACGCTCGTCCTGTCGGGGATCGCGATCACCGGCGGCGGGGCGGCGGGCTTCGTGCTCGCGCTGATGCGGTCGTCGCGGCTGCCGCTCCTGTCCTGGCCGGCCGCCTTCACCATCGAGGTCGTGCAGGGCATCCCCCTGCTGATGCTGCTGTTCCTGAGCTTCTTCGGGCTCGCGCTCCTCGGCGTGAACCTGTCGCCCCTGGTGGCGGCGGGGTTCGGCCTGACCCTCAACGCGGCGGCCTTCCTGGGCGAGATCTGGCGCGGCGCGATCCAGGCGGTCGCCGAGGGCCAGCGGGAGGCCGCGGCCGCGCTCGGCCTCACCGCCTGGCAGACCCTGCGCCACGTCGTCCTCCCGCAGGCGGCGCGCCGGTCGCTCTCGGCGACGGTCGGGTTCCTGGTCGCGCTGATCAAGCACACCTCGCTCGCCTCCGTCCTCGGCTTCGTCGAGCTGACCCGCCGCGCCCAGCTGATCAACAACGTCACTTTCAAGCCGTTCCTGGTCTTCGGGATGGCGGCGCTCTTCTACTACCTGATCTGTAGCCCGCTGACCCGCGCCAGCGCTCACCTGGGGGCTCGCTTCGATGGCACTCGTTGAGATCTCGGATATCCGCAAATCCTACGGCGCGCACCAAGTCCTGCACGACGTCTCGCTGACCATCGAGCCGCACGAGGTCGTGGCGCTGATCGGCAAGAGCGGATCCGGCAAGAGCACCTTGCTGCGCTGCATCAACGGCCTCGGCACGATCGATTCCGGCCGGGTGATCGTCGACGGCCTGTCGGCGACGGGATCGCGCGACGAGCTGCGCCGCCTGCGGATGACGGTCGGCATGGTGTTCCAGAGCTACAACCTCTTCCCGCACCTCACGGTCGGGCAGAACGTCACCCTGGCGCCGACCCTGGTGCTGAAGCGCAGCAAGGCCGCGGCCGCCGCCGCCGCCCGCGCGGCGCTCGCCCGCGTCGGCCTGTCGGACAAGTTCGACGCCCTGCCGGAGCAGCTCTCGGGCGGCCAGCAGCAGCGCGTCGCGATCGCCCGGGCCCTCGCGATGGAGCCGCGGGTGATGCTGTTCGACGAGGTGACCTCCGCGCTCGATCCGGAATGGACCCGCGAGGTGCTCAAGGTCATGGCGGACCTCGCCTTCGGCGGCATGACGATGGTGCTGGTGACCCACGAGATGCAGTTCGCCCGGGAGGTCGCGACCCGGGTGGTGTTCATGCACCGCGGACGCGTCTGGGAGAGCGGCCCGCCGCAGGAGATCTTCGCGGCGCCGCGCACGCCGGAATTGCAGACCTTCCTGTCCGTCGAGCTGAAATGAGGAGCCTTGGGATGATGCGCAACGTGTGGAAGGCGGCCGGCGCGGCGGTGGCGCTGCTCGCTGTCTTGTCGGGGGCGGCCTCGGCCGGATCGCTCGACGACATCGTCAAGCGCGGCCGGATCAGGGTCGGCGTCTACGTCGACAATCCGCCGATCGGCTACACCGACGATGCCGGCAACCCGACCGGCGCCGACATCGACGTCGCCCGGCTGCTCGCGAAGGACCTGAAGGTCGAGCTCGACCTCGTGCCCGTCACGGCGCCCAACCGGGTGCCGTTCCTGCTCACCAACAAGGTCGACGTGGTGATGGCCTCGCTGGTGCCCTCGCCGGAGCGCGCGAAGACGATCAGCTTCTCCAATCCGTATGGCAGCCTGCCGATCGCCGTCTTCGCCCGGAAGGACACGGTGATCCGGGAGCCCGCCGACCTCGCCGGCAAGCGGCTGTCCGTCGTCCGCGGCAGCGTCGCCGCCCAGGCGATCAAGGCGGTCGCGCCCAAGGGCGCCACGATCGTCGAATACGACGACAACGCGACCACGATCACCGCCTTCGCGTCGGGCCAGACCGATGCCGTCGTCATCGCCAGCTCGACCGGGCAGATCCTCGCCAAGCAAGCCAACGGCACGCCGGTCGAAGCGAAGCTCACCGTCAAGAACGTCTATTACTCGATCGGCTTGCGGCGCGGTGATCCCGATCTCCTGCACTGGCTCAACATCTTCATCTTCACGCATTCCGAAGACGGAGAATTGAACGCGATCTATAAAAATCGCTTTGGGCAGGAAATGAAGACATTTCCGGTTTTCTGAGAAAACATCCGAGCGGTGACCGATATCCGGCAGGGATTTTGCAGGATATCGTGGGAAGGGTTCAGGACATCGCAAGCCGCTGGCGGGAAGGTCCGACGGGGCCCCGGGAACGGATCGATCTCGCCCTGGAGCGGTTCGGGCGCCCCGGCCATGCGCGAGCAGCAGCCGGCCCGGCGACCCGTCTCACCCGCGTCCGGCTCGATCGCGGCGGCGCCCTCGCGGACGATCGCCTGCGCGCCGCCGGCCAGGCAGCGGCCTTCGTCAACCAGGGCCCGGCCGTCGACGACGACCTTTGCGATGTCGTCGCGGTTGGCGAGGGCGATGCGGGCGCGCAGGGGATCGTGCAGCGGCTGCAGGTGCGGACGCGTCATGTCCACGACGGCGAGGCCGGCGGTGGCGCCCACGGCCAGGACGCCGAGATCCGGGCGCCGGATCGCCTCCTGCCGCACGAGGCCGGTCTGCCGGCCGCGGATGGTGCGCTCGGCACGGTCGCTCAGGCCGGTCAGGCCGCGCCCGGCGGGAGGCCCGCGCTCGGGCTGCGCGGCGAAGCCCGGGTCGCGCCTGGTCCCGCTCCGGCGCCACGCCGCGTCGGGCGAGCAGTGCCAGCGTTGCGGTGGATCAAGGCAGAAATCCGCGGCGCCCGCAGAGTGCGGGCGCCGGCCGTGCAGGGCCGGAGCGGAGCCGGCCGATGGTGGAAGACGTGCGATCACCGCGAGCGAAGCGGAACGCTGCGCCGATGGTCACCGCCGGGCGCCGCGCTTCCGAGGCCCGCGAACCCGGTCGATCGGGCGATCGACCAGCGTTCTGGACCGGCACGCCGGAGGCGCTGTGTGCCCGCCTCGCCTGCGGCCCGGACGGCCTGACCGGTGCGGAGGCGGCCCGCCGCCTCGCGCGCCACGGGCCGAACCGCGACGCGAAGGCCCGGGTCGACGGCGCCGCGCGGGCGGTGTTGCGCCGGTTGAGCGAGCCCCTCGCCCTCATCCTGATCGCCGCCGGCCTCGTCACGATCGTCACCGGCGACTGGGCCGGCGGGGCGATCATCATCGCGATCCTGACGCTTTCGATCGGCCTCGACACGATCCAGGAAGGCCAGGCCCTGCGCACGGCCGAGGCCCTGCGGCAGAGCGTGGCGCTCAAGGCCGAGGTCCGGCGCGACGGCGCCTATCACGTCGTGCCGGTCGAGGACCTGGTTCCCGGCGACGTGATCCGGGTGCGGGCGGGCGACATCGTGCCGGCGGACGCCCTGGTGCTGGCGAGCTTCGGCTTCACCGCGGCGGAGGCCGCGCTCACCGGCGAGCCCTATCCGGTCGAGAAGCGCCCGGGGCTTGTCGCTGCGGCGAGCCCGGCCGAGGCCACGAACGCGCTGTTTCGCGGCGCCGTGGCGCAGAGCGGCGAGGCGGTCGCCCTCGTGGCCGCGACCGGCCGGGACACGGTGTTCGGCGCGGCGGCCGCGTCGCTGGCGGCGGAGGCGGCCCCGTCGCCGTTCCAGCGCGACCTGCGCGACCTCGGCCTCGTGATCGCGCGCCTGACCTTCGTCCTGGTCCTCGGCGTCGTCGCGCTGCGCGTCGCCTTCGGGCGGCCGGCGATCGACTCCCTCCTCTTCGCCGTGGCGCTGGCAGTCGGCCTCACGCCCGAATTGCTGCCGATGATCACCACCGTGACCCTCGCCCGGGGGGCGCTGCGGATGGCGCGGCGCAAGGTCATCGTGAAGCGCCTCGCCGGCATCCATGATCTCGGCGCGATGACGGTCCTGTGCACCGACAAGACCGGTACCCTGACCTCGGCCGAGATCACCCTGGCGCAGAGCCTCGACCCGGCCGGCCGCGCCGCGGCGCGGCCGGCCCGGCTCGGCGCCGTGGCGGCGCTGCTCGGCGGCGATCGCGGGCCGCTCGACGCCGCCCTGGCGGAGGCGAGCCCCGGGGCCGCGGCCGGCTGGCGGCTGGTCCGCCAGCGCCCCTTCGACTACGCGCAGCGCACCGGCTCGGTGCTGGCGGAGGGGCCGGAGGGCCCCACGCTGATCGTCAAGGGCGCGCCCGAGGCCGTGCTCGCCGGCTGCACCGCCCGGCGGGACGGGGACGGGGTCGTCGCCCTGGGAGCGGGCGAGCGCGAGGCGGCCCTGGCGCGGGTGCGCGCCCTGGCGGGCGAGGGCCTGCGCAGCATCGCGGTGGCGTCGCGGCCGGACGCGGGATCGGCCGAGGCCGGCGAGTCGGATCTCGTCCTCGAAGGGACCTGCGCCTTCGCCGATCCGCCCAAGGCCGGAGCGGCCGCGGCGCTCGCCGCGCTTGCCGCGGCGGGCGTGCGGGTCAAGATCCTGTCGGGCGACGATCCGGTCGTGGTGCGGCGCCTCGCCGGGCTCGTCGCACTCCCCGCCGGCCCGGTCCTGTCGGGGCCGGAGGTCGCGGCGTTGAGCGACGAGGCGCTGGCCGTGCAGGCGCGCCGGGTCGACGCCTATGGACGGCTCAGCCCCGACCAGAAGGTCCGCATCGTGAAGGCGCTCCAGGCGGGCGGCGAGGTCGTCGGGTTCCTGGGCGACGGGATCAACGACGCGCCCGGCCTGCGGCACGCGGATGTGAGCCTGTCGGTCGCCGGCGCCAGCGGCGTCGCGCAGGCGGCGGCCGACATGATCCTGCTCGCCCCGGACCTCGCGGTCGCGGCCGACGGCGTCGCCGAGGGGCGGCGCACCTCGGCCAACATCCTCAAGTACATCCGCATGGGGGCGAGCTCGAATTTCGGCAACATGCTGTCGATGGCGCTCGCGGCGGCCGTGCTGCCGTTCCTGCCGATGCTGCCGATGCAGATCCTGCTCAACAATCTGCTCTACGACCTCTCGGAGCTGGGGATCCCGTTCGACCGGGTGCGGCCGGAGGCGACGGCGCAGCCGCAGGCCTGGGACCGGCAGGCGCTCTTGCGCTTCGCCGGCGTGATGGGGCCGCTCTCCTCGCTGTTCGACCTCCTGACCTTCGGCGTGCTGCTCCTCGGGTTCGGAGCGGGCCCGGAGGTCTTCCGCACCGCGTGGTTCCTGGAATCGATGGCGACTCAGATCCTCGTGATCGTCGTCATCCGCACGCGGGGGCGGCCCTGGCGCGACCGGCCGGGCACCGCCCTCGCGGTCTCCTCCCTGGCGGCCCTGGCGGTGGCGCTGGCGCTGCCCTTCACGCCCCTCGGGGACTGGCTCGGCTTCGCGATGCCGGCCCCCGGCATCCTGATCGCCGTCGCGACGATCACGGCTCTCTATCTCGTGGCGGCCGAGGCGGTGAAGCCCTGGGCGATGGGCGAACGGCGCCGGCCGCTCGCGACGCCCGAGGGCCGCACAATCCGGACGGGAATGGAGGGATGACGGCGGTGAGCACGCAAACCGGCACCCTGGTCGAGCCTCCGGTCGAGCCCGGCTCCGAGATCCCGGCCTTCCTGACGCGCCTTCTGGCCGAGGAGGGGCCGGTCGAACG comes from the Methylobacterium currus genome and includes:
- a CDS encoding SDR family NAD(P)-dependent oxidoreductase yields the protein MTLDGRIAVVLGGTQGIGEAAARRLAEDGATVGVIASASRDKAAGVADAIVDAGGRAFAEVADVTDAAALARLFRAVEEAHGRLDILVNSAGVFYPTPIDATPAAEIDRMIDINLKGTIFAIGQAVPLMKRGGGGAIVNVSSCAAFMGLNPYAVYCATKAAIAMLTRSLALELAPQGIRINAIAPGNTATPINEDIRTKPELKPFLDAMTARTPSGRTYSEAADMAGLIAFLVSDAAKAIHGTTILADEGFTAGM
- a CDS encoding GntR family transcriptional regulator, which codes for MPKPAEGQRIRRPGAGRKPGHAPTLPPLADDPSVSLSRRVQDAIRVGLMSGMILPGNAVTSRSLSKAMGVSSTPVREALKQLEAEGVLASRNKSAFFVTAPTRGEFREILDIRLLLEGFAIRRAAQVATDENLAAFRALNAQYEAVLRDPTANRGRSLAPNFRFHFEIYRLAGSPLLMTTIEGLWLRIGPMLHEFVSHIPDHGDTAIEHRQMLDALARNDPDAAESALRADLIGAFEEIAKVLKD
- a CDS encoding amino acid ABC transporter permease, whose product is MRPFGWSDLLLLLDGALWTLVLSGIAITGGGAAGFVLALMRSSRLPLLSWPAAFTIEVVQGIPLLMLLFLSFFGLALLGVNLSPLVAAGFGLTLNAAAFLGEIWRGAIQAVAEGQREAAAALGLTAWQTLRHVVLPQAARRSLSATVGFLVALIKHTSLASVLGFVELTRRAQLINNVTFKPFLVFGMAALFYYLICSPLTRASAHLGARFDGTR
- a CDS encoding amino acid ABC transporter permease, which encodes MSLDYAFDFEAVAAHADLLAAGAWTTALVTLVCCCGGFAIAVACNALRHGGRAPLRLAIGLYVDAVRNTPFLVQLFCLYFGVSSLGWRIDAPLTACCALSLYSGAYQTEILRGALDGLPRAQQEAGEALGLSDRQVFLRLLLPQAVEVALPALKSQLVLTLMATSIVSVISVHELSHASAEISTETYRSFEAYLTASAIYLAMVIALRMSLSLIAAGLFLRSRRRVAGGLRAAAEILVRRKGSLPA
- a CDS encoding transporter substrate-binding domain-containing protein → MMRNVWKAAGAAVALLAVLSGAASAGSLDDIVKRGRIRVGVYVDNPPIGYTDDAGNPTGADIDVARLLAKDLKVELDLVPVTAPNRVPFLLTNKVDVVMASLVPSPERAKTISFSNPYGSLPIAVFARKDTVIREPADLAGKRLSVVRGSVAAQAIKAVAPKGATIVEYDDNATTITAFASGQTDAVVIASSTGQILAKQANGTPVEAKLTVKNVYYSIGLRRGDPDLLHWLNIFIFTHSEDGELNAIYKNRFGQEMKTFPVF
- the mgtA gene encoding magnesium-translocating P-type ATPase → MVTAGRRASEAREPGRSGDRPAFWTGTPEALCARLACGPDGLTGAEAARRLARHGPNRDAKARVDGAARAVLRRLSEPLALILIAAGLVTIVTGDWAGGAIIIAILTLSIGLDTIQEGQALRTAEALRQSVALKAEVRRDGAYHVVPVEDLVPGDVIRVRAGDIVPADALVLASFGFTAAEAALTGEPYPVEKRPGLVAAASPAEATNALFRGAVAQSGEAVALVAATGRDTVFGAAAASLAAEAAPSPFQRDLRDLGLVIARLTFVLVLGVVALRVAFGRPAIDSLLFAVALAVGLTPELLPMITTVTLARGALRMARRKVIVKRLAGIHDLGAMTVLCTDKTGTLTSAEITLAQSLDPAGRAAARPARLGAVAALLGGDRGPLDAALAEASPGAAAGWRLVRQRPFDYAQRTGSVLAEGPEGPTLIVKGAPEAVLAGCTARRDGDGVVALGAGEREAALARVRALAGEGLRSIAVASRPDAGSAEAGESDLVLEGTCAFADPPKAGAAAALAALAAAGVRVKILSGDDPVVVRRLAGLVALPAGPVLSGPEVAALSDEALAVQARRVDAYGRLSPDQKVRIVKALQAGGEVVGFLGDGINDAPGLRHADVSLSVAGASGVAQAAADMILLAPDLAVAADGVAEGRRTSANILKYIRMGASSNFGNMLSMALAAAVLPFLPMLPMQILLNNLLYDLSELGIPFDRVRPEATAQPQAWDRQALLRFAGVMGPLSSLFDLLTFGVLLLGFGAGPEVFRTAWFLESMATQILVIVVIRTRGRPWRDRPGTALAVSSLAALAVALALPFTPLGDWLGFAMPAPGILIAVATITALYLVAAEAVKPWAMGERRRPLATPEGRTIRTGMEG
- a CDS encoding amino acid ABC transporter ATP-binding protein codes for the protein MALVEISDIRKSYGAHQVLHDVSLTIEPHEVVALIGKSGSGKSTLLRCINGLGTIDSGRVIVDGLSATGSRDELRRLRMTVGMVFQSYNLFPHLTVGQNVTLAPTLVLKRSKAAAAAAARAALARVGLSDKFDALPEQLSGGQQQRVAIARALAMEPRVMLFDEVTSALDPEWTREVLKVMADLAFGGMTMVLVTHEMQFAREVATRVVFMHRGRVWESGPPQEIFAAPRTPELQTFLSVELK
- a CDS encoding hydantoinase B/oxoprolinase family protein, encoding MTSTIAMDGVTLALINSRLEGVVRKMANTLLRTGRSGVLNIARDFSCCLLTAEAELLVANEALPIHTLSGPDIMARSMTAFHPDLRRGDAFLNNSPYHGCSHAADHTILMPVVDDEGRHRFTVLCKAHQADIGNSLPTTYHGTARDVYEEGALIFPGIKVQSGYAIDPDVERMCRLRIRVPDQWWGDFLAMNGAAQIGEQEMLRLAAEIGWDTLDRFARDWLDYSERRMIAAIRTLPGGETSAVSVHDPIPGTPAEGIAVRVAVAIDPEAARIRVDLTDNIDCLPCGLNLSEACARTSAMIGVFNAIDPGVPKNAGSFRRLDVSLRENCVVGIPRHPTSTSAATTNLADRVANGVQRAIAELADGIGLAECGAGLPASTSVVSGIHPETGPFINQLFLGLTGGAAAARTDAWLTICHVGNAGLCSVDSVELDEQRQPLVVHARRLLPDTEGAGAQVGARSCEVEFGPVGCTISAAYVSDGEANPPQGVRGGLPGHAASQSLVDAEGRVSRLPNCAQVTVRPGERIRSVSTGGGGYGDPRRRDPDLVRRDVAALRISPERARTVYGVEVVETPRPA
- a CDS encoding serine hydrolase domain-containing protein, with the translated sequence MASVDLLAQLEAGTCHEAFVPLRDVFLDNFARRSEVGGAVAVYVDGACLVDLWAGRVVRDQKPSGPWQADTIIRMMSINKAMTALCAHRLADQGLLDYDAPVARYWPDFAQAGKGAITVRQLMSGLAALVYPDEVPAGSAYDWDRVVEGLARQAPNWPPGTRGAYHSSTYGHLVGELVRRVSGRRPSQVFAEEIGRPFGIDYHFRVAPGDRARVSEVLSNPGSTTYSAIARGGETKLGRAWRILPDLDPAARDRPEALGVEMPSGFGRGNARAIGKLFAILGEGGRWEGRTLVSERAIRAMSTLAWDNVCPLTDRSYRYGMGMFLNTPGLVPMGPNPAAFGHPGAGGAIGFCDPRARLAFSYCTAFMCEGAGVGERCEALIRAAFEGLSRFRGGRA